A DNA window from Naumovozyma dairenensis CBS 421 chromosome 7, complete genome contains the following coding sequences:
- the MSH2 gene encoding mismatch repair ATPase MSH2 (similar to Saccharomyces cerevisiae MSH2 (YOL090W); ancestral locus Anc_3.107), translated as MSSNRPDLKFSDVSEERSFYKRFTTLPEKPSTTLRIVDKGEYYTIIGDDAVFVAENIYHTQSVLKDCHLDPVTVKQFKQPLKYVTVSLQVVSTLLKTCLLDLGYKVEIYDKLWKLQKSASPGNVEQVSDLMNIAIDSSIVIAALKVQLNSKDGNCVIGVAFVDTTAYKIGMLNIVDNEVYSNLESFLIQLGVRECIIQDMSNNDNTASDFKKITGVLDRCGCVVTTVKSSEFSDKDVEMDLTKLLKNELSLSLPEKYSNLAMGACNALIGYLELLNEQDQLDRYELIEHSLQEFMKLDASAIKAMNLFPQGPVQPFGPSISSSFSNSNGGGKIASLFQLLNNCKTNAGTRLLNEWLKQPLTNLDEITKRHDLVGYLMDQLELRQMLQTETLPAVPDLRRLTKKLKKSGNLEDVLKLYEFSKKIPEITQLLESFLEEGSSQSEEDVSSLVRSTWIDPLSSYLDPLSKFDEMVETTVDLQAYEENNEYMIKVEFNEELAKIREQLDSMKEQINIIHLDSAEDLGFDPEKKLKLENHHLHGWCMRLTRNDAKELRKHKKYLELSTVKAGIFFSTRELKELAQETAVLQKEYDRQQSSLVKEIVGITSSYSPVLEKLSQILAHLDVLCSFSHASSFAPIPYIRPTMHGIDSDRKTHLIKSRHPVLEMQEDLNFIANNVTLERGVGDFIIITGPNMGGKSTYIRQVAVISLMAQIGCFVPCEQADIAVVDAILCRVGAGDSQLKGVSTFMVEMLETASILKNATKNSLIIVDELGRGTSTYDGFGLAWAIAEHIASKIGCFALFATHFHELTSLSDKLPNVKNMHVAAHVEMNRSKFENEDITLLYRVEPGISDQSFGIHVAEVVQFPDKIVRMAKRKANELDDLKRGNEDAKKAKLTIQEINEGNKKLKYILKDWVNKVREEGLSDPNKLSEEECQQKIQELLRSLSNTSTVSADKYLKFISEMLL; from the coding sequence TTATACCATCATTGGTGATGATGCGGTATTTGTTgcagaaaatatataccaTACTCAATCAGTTTTGAAAGATTGTCATTTGGACCCGGTTACGGTGAAACAATTTAAACAACCTCTAAAGTATGTTACTGTGTCTTTACAAGTTGTAAGTActttattgaaaacttgCTTACTAGATTTAGGATATAAAGTTGAAATTTATGATAAGCTTTGGAAGTTACAAAAAAGTGCATCACCAGGTAATGTGGAACAAGTATCTGATTTGATGAATATTGCCATTGATTCAAGTATTGTAATTGCTGCTTTGAAAgttcaattgaattcaaaagaTGGGAATTGCGTTATTGGAGTGGCGTTTGTTGATACCACAGCTTATAAGATCGGTATGTTAAATATTGTAGATAACGAAGTCTATTCCAATTTGGAAAGttttttgattcaattaGGTGTGAGAGAATGTATCATCCAGGATATGTCAAACAATGACAATACAGCAAGTGACTTTAAGAAGATAACTGGTGTTCTTGACCGTTGTGGTTGTGTTGTTACGACGGTGAAGAGCTCTGAGTTTTCAGATAAAGATGTTGAGATGGATTTAACtaaattgttgaagaaTGAATTATCATTGTCTTTGCCAGAAAAATATTCGAACTTGGCTATGGGAGCTTGTAATGCATTGATAGGatatttggaattattaaatgaacaAGATCAACTCGATAGATATGAACTAATCGAGCATTCGTTACAAGAATTCATGAAATTGGATGCTTCTGCTATCAAAGCAATGAATCTATTTCCACAAGGCCCTGTACAGCCTTTTGGTccatcaatttcttcatcatttagTAACAGTAATGGTGGTGGTAAAATTGCATCATTGTTTCAACTGCTAAATAACTGTAAGACAAATGCAGGGACAAGACTTTTAAATGAATGGTTAAAACAACCTTTGACGAATCTAGATGAGATAACCAAGAGACATGATTTAGTTGGATATTTAATGGATCAATTAGAATTAAGACAAATGTTACAAACTGAGACATTACCAGCAGTTCCAGACCTGCGTAGACTGAccaaaaaattgaaaaagagTGGAAATCTAGAAGATGTTTTGAAACTTTATGAGTTCAGTAAGAAAATACCAGAAATCACTCAACTTTTAGAATCATTTTTGGAAGAAGGATCATCACAATCAGAAGAGGACGTTTCATCACTTGTAAGATCAACATGGATAGATCCTTTATCATCTTATTTAGATCCTTTATCcaaatttgatgaaatggTAGAGACTACTGTAGATTTACAAGCctatgaagaaaataatgaatatatgattaaagttgaatttaatgaagaaCTTGCGAAAATAAGGGAACAACTCGATTCCATGAAGGagcaaataaatataatacattTAGACTCGGCAGAAGATCTTGGATTTGATCcagaaaagaaactaaagttagaaaatcatcatttacATGGCTGGTGTATGAGATTAACACGTAATGATGCCAAGGAACTACGTAAACATAAAAAGTATTTGGAATTATCGACTGTTAAAGCAGGGATATTTTTCAGTACAAGAGAATTAAAAGAACTTGCTCAAGAAACAGCCGTGTTACAGAAGGAATACGATAGACAACAATCCTCTTTGGTGAAGGAAATTGTTGGCATAACCTCATCTTATTCTCCTGTGCTGGAGAAGTTATCTCAAATCTTAGCACATTTGGATGTTTTATGTTCATTTTCTCATGCTTCTTCATTTGCTCCAATTCCATATATTCGACCAACGATGCATGGAATCGATTCTGATAGAAAGACCCATCTTATAAAATCGCGTCATCCAGTGTTAGAAATGcaagaagatttaaattttattgCTAATAATGTTACATTAGAACGTGGTGTTGGTgattttataattattacaGGGCCGAATATGGGTGGTAAATCAACATATATTAGACAAGTTGCTGTGATATCTTTAATGGCTCAAATAGGATGTTTTGTTCCCTGTGAACAAGCAGATATTGCTGTTGTGGATGCTATCCTGTGTAGAGTTGGTGCTGGTGACTCTCAATTAAAAGGTGTTTCTACGTTTATGGTGGAAATGTTAGAGACAGCATCTATATTGAAGAATGCAACCAagaattctttaattattgttgatgaattagGGCGTGGTACAAGTACTTATGATGGATTTGGTTTAGCATGGGCCATTGCCGAACATATCGCTAGTAAGATTGGTTGTTTTGCCTTGTTTGCGACACATTTCCATGAATTAACATCTTTATCAGATAAATTGCCTAATGTGAAAAATATGCATGTTGCAGCACATGTTGAAATGAACAGATcgaaatttgaaaatgaggATATTACGTTATTATATCGTGTTGAACCTGGTATTTCAGATCAATCGTTTGGTATTCATGTTGCTGAAGTGGTTCAATTCCCAGATAAAATAGTTCGAATGGCGAAACGTAAAGCTAATGAATTGGATGACTTGAAAAGAGGTAACGAAGATGCTAAGAAGGCCAAGTTGACGATACAGGAAATAAATGAAGGGAATAAGAAActgaaatatattttaaaagattgGGTTAACAAAGTCAGGGAAGAGGGATTAAGTGACCCGAATAAATTatctgaagaagaatgccaacaaaaaatacaaGAACTTCTGCGTTCCTTATCGAATACCTCAACAGTTTCTGCagataaatatttgaaattcattTCAGAAATGTTATTATAA